From Microbacterium croceum, a single genomic window includes:
- a CDS encoding carbon-nitrogen hydrolase family protein, giving the protein MSERSAVPVAVCQFAPSASRADNLERITVLAAEAAGRGARLIVFPEYASYFVDPMDDSLAANAETLDGDFVATLTAVAGEYGVVIVAGLVERASDDHRVRNAVVAVRGDGMLAVYRKQHLYDAFGQAESEWVEPGDVGTAVTFELGGVRFGLMTCYDLRFPEVARTLMDAGADVLVVPAEWVRGPLKEHHWTTLLAARAIENTAYVVAADHPAPIGVGHSQIIDPQGVVLAGVGVAEGIAIGVVDREAITRVRATNPSLRVRRYAVVPR; this is encoded by the coding sequence ATGTCCGAGCGCTCCGCCGTCCCCGTAGCCGTCTGCCAGTTCGCGCCGTCCGCCTCGCGAGCCGACAATCTGGAGCGCATCACCGTCCTCGCCGCGGAGGCAGCGGGGCGCGGTGCACGACTGATCGTCTTCCCCGAGTACGCGAGCTATTTCGTCGATCCGATGGATGACAGTCTCGCGGCGAACGCCGAGACACTCGACGGCGACTTCGTGGCGACGCTCACCGCCGTGGCGGGGGAGTACGGGGTCGTGATCGTCGCGGGACTCGTGGAGCGGGCATCCGACGATCACCGCGTCCGCAACGCCGTCGTCGCCGTGCGCGGAGACGGGATGCTCGCGGTGTACCGCAAGCAGCACCTGTACGACGCGTTCGGCCAGGCCGAGTCGGAGTGGGTCGAACCCGGCGACGTCGGCACCGCGGTGACGTTCGAGCTGGGCGGCGTGCGGTTCGGACTGATGACGTGCTACGACCTGCGATTCCCCGAGGTCGCCCGCACGCTGATGGATGCGGGGGCCGATGTGCTCGTGGTTCCGGCGGAGTGGGTCAGGGGTCCGCTCAAGGAGCACCACTGGACCACGCTGCTCGCCGCGCGGGCGATCGAGAACACCGCATATGTCGTCGCAGCCGACCACCCGGCACCGATCGGCGTGGGGCACTCGCAGATCATCGATCCGCAGGGTGTCGTGCTCGCCGGTGTCGGCGTGGCGGAGGGCATCGCGATCGGGGTCGTCGACCGCGAGGCGATCACACGTGTGCGTGCGACGAACCCATCGCTGCGGGTCCGCAGATACGCCGTCGTGCCGCGCTGA
- a CDS encoding aminotransferase class I/II-fold pyridoxal phosphate-dependent enzyme, whose translation MSVVPGAWRRTAAGAGLLSSDGAVAPTIFAEMSAAAARTGAINLGQGFPDEDGPAEVLEAARAAIANGANQYPPGRGIPDLLAAISEHQQRFYGLQVDPEREIIVTAGATEALTATLLALIDGPDDEVVVFEPYYDSYAAAAALAGATLRTVPLRAPDFQPDLDQLAATVTDRTRIILINDPHNPTGAVFRTEVLAEIVRLANQHDAIIVTDEVYEHLAFRAPHTPIATLPGAAARTLTISSAGKTFSATGWKIGWVHGPADLITAVLTIKQYLTYVNGSPFQPAITVGLRLDDSFFDGASAALARKHELLGAGLRAAGFGVIAPEGGYFTVADATPVGGADAAAFCRALPDRVGVVAIPLTAFVSEARRDEYSGLIRFAACKRVEVLEEAVSRLAVLGR comes from the coding sequence ATGAGTGTCGTCCCGGGCGCATGGCGCCGCACCGCAGCGGGCGCCGGCCTGCTCTCGAGCGACGGAGCAGTCGCACCCACCATCTTCGCAGAGATGTCTGCGGCAGCGGCCAGAACCGGGGCCATCAACCTCGGTCAGGGGTTCCCCGATGAGGATGGCCCCGCCGAAGTGCTCGAAGCGGCGCGGGCGGCGATCGCGAACGGTGCGAATCAGTACCCGCCGGGGCGCGGCATCCCCGATCTTCTTGCGGCGATCAGCGAGCACCAGCAGCGTTTCTACGGGCTGCAGGTCGACCCGGAGCGCGAGATCATCGTCACCGCCGGAGCGACGGAGGCTCTGACCGCGACGCTCCTCGCCCTCATCGACGGCCCGGATGACGAAGTGGTCGTCTTCGAGCCCTACTACGACTCCTATGCTGCTGCGGCGGCCCTCGCGGGCGCGACGCTGCGGACCGTGCCGCTGCGCGCACCGGATTTCCAGCCCGACCTGGATCAGCTCGCCGCAACGGTGACGGATCGCACCCGGATCATCCTGATCAACGACCCGCACAACCCCACGGGCGCGGTGTTCCGAACAGAGGTGCTCGCGGAGATCGTGCGGCTGGCGAATCAGCACGACGCGATCATCGTGACCGATGAGGTCTATGAGCATCTGGCGTTCCGCGCCCCGCACACGCCGATCGCCACTCTCCCCGGAGCGGCCGCCCGCACGCTGACGATCTCGTCGGCCGGCAAGACGTTCTCGGCGACCGGCTGGAAGATCGGGTGGGTGCACGGCCCGGCCGACCTGATCACGGCGGTGCTGACGATCAAGCAGTACCTGACGTACGTCAACGGCTCGCCGTTCCAGCCCGCGATCACGGTGGGACTGCGCCTGGACGATTCGTTCTTCGATGGCGCCTCCGCCGCGCTGGCCCGCAAGCACGAGCTCCTCGGCGCGGGGCTCCGTGCCGCAGGATTCGGCGTGATCGCCCCGGAAGGCGGCTACTTCACCGTCGCCGACGCGACGCCAGTCGGTGGCGCGGACGCCGCAGCCTTCTGCAGGGCTCTGCCGGACCGGGTGGGCGTCGTCGCGATCCCGCTGACGGCCTTCGTCTCGGAAGCACGCCGCGACGAGTACTCCGGGCTCATCCGATTCGCCGCGTGCAAGCGCGTCGAGGTGCTCGAAGAGGCCGTATCCCGCCTCGCGGTACTGGGACGCTGA